One Hevea brasiliensis isolate MT/VB/25A 57/8 chromosome 5, ASM3005281v1, whole genome shotgun sequence genomic region harbors:
- the LOC110665891 gene encoding putative serine/threonine-protein kinase, which produces MKFKFPLCGSSCFSSSRSNSKPTISTTSPGEQNHGNLRIFSTQELQIATRGFSSSNKIGEGAFGSVYRGHLADGSVVAVKVLSVEIESMRGEREFISELAALSNIKHANLVELQGCCVDGANRYLVFDYMENNSLAQTLLGKEQNRMKFSWEARRDISLGVARGLAYLHEEVQPHIVHRDIKASNILLDRNFAPKVADFGLSRILRDQASHISTRVAGTLGYLAPEYAITGHLTRKSDVYSFGVLLLEIISGRSVVDFDLELGEHYLVRKAWQAYKSNKLMQVVDPALKMNFPEEEAFRFLMVSLLCVQETAKLRPHMSMAVKMLTNETDIRDVQISQPGLVPNLKDIRLPQKHTSESTSSGGSTIMSLPSTTYF; this is translated from the exons ATGAAGTTCAAGTTTCCTCTGTGCGGTTCAAGTTGTTTCTCATCCTCTAGATCAAATTCAAAGCCCACCATCAGTACAACTAGTCCAG GTGAACAGAACCATGGCAACCTGCGAATTTTCTCTACTCAAGAACTGCAAATCGCTACTCGTGGCTTCTCTTCCTCAAACAAGATTGGAGAAGGAGCCTTCGGTTCTGTGTACAGG GGCCACCTGGCTGATGGTTCTGTTGTAGCTGTAAAGGTTCTTTCTGTGGAGATCGAATCGATGCGTGGAGAGAGAGAATTCATATCTGAGTTAGCTGCACTGTCTAATATAAAGCATGCAAATCTTGTTGAACTTCAAGGATGTTGTGTTGATGGAGCCAACAGATATTTGGTCTTCGATTACATGGAAAACAATAGCCTGGCACAGACCCTACTCG GCAAAGAGCAAAACAGGATGAAATTTAGCTGGGAAGCAAGGAGGGATATTTCATTAGGAGTTGCTCGTGGGCTGGCCTATCTTCATGAGGAAGTTCAACCCCATATCGTGCATAGAGATATAAAAGCAAGCAATATACTTCTTGATCGAAATTTTGCTCCCAAAGTGGCTGATTTTGGTCTTTCCAGGATACTTAGAGACCAGGCTTCACATATTAGTACTCGGGTTGCAGGCACATT AGGATACCTTGCTCCAGAATACGCCATTACAGGACATTTGACACGAAAGTCGGATGTTTACAGTTTTGGAGTACTGTTGTTGGAAATTATCAGTGGGCGATCAGTTGTGGATTTTGACTTGGAACTTGGCGAACATTACCTAGTTCGAAAG GCATGGCAAGCCTACAAGAGCAACAAACTTATGCAGGTAGTAGACCCTGCTCTTAAAATGAACTTTCCAGAAGAAGAAGCTTTTCGGTTCTTGATGGTCAGCCTACTTTGCGTGCAAGAAACAGCCAAGCTCCGTCCACATATGTCAATGGCCGTGAAAATGTTGACTAATGAAACTGACATCAGAGACGTTCAGATTTCTCAACCTGGACTTGTTCCAAATCTGAAGGATATCAGATTACCTCAGAAACACACATCTGAAAGCACTTCCTCCGGGGGATCAACCATCATGAGCTTGCCTAGTACTACATATTTTTAG